In Pecten maximus unplaced genomic scaffold, xPecMax1.1, whole genome shotgun sequence, the genomic window TGAGAACGTCATCAGGGACGCTGTCACATACACCGAGCACGCCAAGAGGAAGACTGTCACAGCTATGGATGTTGTGTACGCTCTGAAGAGGCAAGGACGTACTCTGTACGGATTTGGCGGTTAAACCCAGAACGAACCCTgtcaacaaacaacacaaacggCCCTTTTTAGGGCCACCAAACTTCTCAAAAAGCTTCAATATCACTCGAAAATACGCAATCTTAGTTTGTttctttattacaattattgTTTATGTACAACTGTAGCTATTCCATTCTCATAAGCACAAACAACTCACATGGGGTAATTAATAAACACTACATCAATTACATTGCACTCGCAACACAGGCTAATTCAATAACAACCAattgtataattacattttatttatttccatcGCTATGTCACCAgtattaaaaacataaatgctGATCTTATACTACTACACGGAGAATAAATATCGATAAGAATAATATCGTACACATACGCATAAAGGTACACGTATACGTACCgcaataaacaataacattacattggTCATCGCAATACACACGGACAAGTAACACCAGTAAACTCCACACACGTTTGCAATACATTTccatttatcaataaatattgtcCAACTACAGTTTCATCCACTCAATTACAATCATGATCAAGACGTGTTTCATTTCCGTATGTTTATGAATTATGctttgatacatacatgtatacacacaatatacattacaacacacacacatacattcatttattttacacacACATACTTAACTAATTCATACCCTTCTAACTTATGatgaattaaaacataacaCAAAACTAAGAACTAAGTAATTGCGTTTTTTTCGAGTGTTCATTGGGACTTTTTGAGGAGTTTGGGtggccctgaaaagggccgtttgTGTTTGTAGTAAACTTTTTCAGGAGTTTACTTGGAGCTGGTGTACTTGGTGACAGCTTTGGTTCCCTCACTGACAGCGTGCTTGGCCAATTCACCGGGCAGAAGGAGACGGACAGCGGTCTGGATCTCCCGACTGGTGATGGTGGACCTCTTGTTGTAGTGAGCGAGACGGGAAGCCTCAGCGGCGATTCTCTCAAAGATGTCGTTGACAAAGCTGTTCATGATGGACATGGCCTTGCTGGACACACCGGTGTCGGGGTGCACCTGTTTCAACACTTTGTAGATGTAGATGCTGTAGGATTccctcctcttcctcctccttTTCTTGTCAGTCCCACGGTTGGCCTTTGCCTTGGTGGCGGCCTTCTTAGCTCCTTTCGATCCTGATGCTTTGGGTGCCATGATACTAATACGACGAGTGCCGATACGAGTAATGAGCGACGTTTTTCAATTTTTCCCTTTTATACCATCGCCCTCACAGGTAGGATCGAAACTTTAGCCTTGCGCCACACAAACACTC contains:
- the LOC117320733 gene encoding histone H2B, with amino-acid sequence MAPKASGSKGAKKAATKAKANRGTDKKRRRKRRESYSIYIYKVLKQVHPDTGVSSKAMSIMNSFVNDIFERIAAEASRLAHYNKRSTITSREIQTAVRLLLPGELAKHAVSEGTKAVTKYTSSK